In the Dermochelys coriacea isolate rDerCor1 chromosome 23, rDerCor1.pri.v4, whole genome shotgun sequence genome, ATTGGATCAGGCGCTTGGCGGCGTTCAGCGCGGCACGTCTGGGGCCTATTTCTGCAGGACAGAGCAGCCTCTGTTAATCTCgccctggcccctggcccctctcTGATAAGGGGATGTGACTGTGGCCTGAATAAATAACTCCCCTCTGCCCATGCTCTCGATTGGCCGTGTCAATGTCACCCCCCCTCCGCCCCGTATTGCGCTGGGTAATGCAACCTCTCTCCTGCTGCATTTCCtggccccatgccccagcctggtgccccTCGCGCGGGGAGCTCGACCGTGGCGTTGCCCAGCGGAATGGTGGTGAGGCCAGCTGGGTTAGCCAGGGGCAGATCTCTCACTGAATCCCATCCTCCTCTCCAAGCTCTCAGCTGGGAGGGGGCACCGTGTGCCCAgcgcccccagctgcagccctcctgCAAGTGCCCAGCTCAGGCTCTCTCTGCCCGGTGAGGCCAGGACCGTTCTACAGCGTGAGCTGGGCCTAGGCAAACCAAATGCATTTtatccagccccatggacagTTACAGCTTGAGGGATGCAGGCCCCACCTCCAGCCCGGGGGCTGCACTTGGAAAGCTGGGCTCTGGGCAGGATCTAGGAGTCACAACTGACAAGCAACAGCCTAGCTCCCAGGGTGATGTGGGGACACGCAGGGCTCATGAGATCAGGGAAATGGCGGGAAGGGGATTTTCCCCCTGTGTCCAGCCATGGGGAGACGGATGCTGGATCCTGCGCACAGCTCTGGGGCCCACATGATAAAAGGGATGTAGAAAAATTGTCTAGggggcagaaaagagccacaaacacAATTCCTGGGCTGGAGAAATGGCTGCCAGGGTGGGACGGGCAGAGCTCAGCCCATCCAGGTGATCACCTGGGGAGGAAATACAGGACCTGGAGGGTGCGTTAGCCGCATGGAGAAAGGCAGaagaggggccaggggctgaaGCCAGACATGGTCCCCAGTGCAAATGTTGAACAGGGAGGGCGATTAAACAGTGGAGCAAACTCCCCTGGGCCACCAGAGCCAGCCAGGGGATCCAGCGACGGGCCCCATGATGCCGTACACAGgtgatccccccaccccccgcttctacttgctctccccctccctgtaCAGCTGAAGGTCGCTACAGCTCCAGGGTCCTACGGGCTGCTCCTGCTCAGCTGCTTTCCCTGTCCCTAGATCTTTTCTGGGTCGCTGCTTTCCAGCCTCCGGGCTGTAGGACTGGCCTGTGTTCCTTGGGCCCAATCCTGGCCCTTCTGCTTGGCTGGATTAAAACCCCACCTTGTTTGCTCACAGCCAGCCAGGTCGCTCAACAACAGCGACCCCTTGTCATTAGTCACCAATTCCTAGGTCACCTGGAGAAGGTCCCTGCGGCAGAACCCCCCTCCCTGGGCGTCAGGTCAGCAGTGGGAGCCCGGCAGGAGGGATTCCCAGCTCCCGGCAGGGCCTAGCTGGGGAAATCTGTACAGACAGGACCCACGTACTGGAGAAGTTGCCCAGGAAGCTGATTCCCAGGGACTTATTGTTCCAGTTCTCGGCATGGGCCCCCCTCGTTCTCCAGCCTCTGCCCTCGTAGATTCTGCCGTCCTCACCGATCAGGAAGCTGCAGGCAGAGCGCAGTGTGAGACCCGCACAGGCCTGTCAGccgcaccctcccctccccatcgcTCTCGTCAGCTCCCCCAGGGTCGTCGCTGACCCTGCCCAGGTTTGAACCTGGGACCATTGGAGCTAGAAGCTCAATCCAGCCATGCAGCTAAAGACCCATTCAGGAAAGGGACTGGAATGGGGGGCTAACATGCATCGTGCTCTTTGGACATTAGGTGGGTGCTGTGCGTAACATCCCTTATGGAAGCTGCCCCGGGCCCCTCCGGGACACAGCTTGGGGCCAAGTGAGGGCTGTAGCTGGCTCAGATCTGGGGCAGAAAGACAGTGCAGGGACCTGCCGCCCCGTGGGAAACTCCTAACTGGGTTTCCATCCCCCGACTTCACCATCTCAAAACGTTTCACGGAGCAAAATCTCTGGCCAGGTTTTCGTTCCAGGGCGTCAGGCCGGCCCCAGGGAAACGCGTCGATAATGCTGGAATGGGGGCAGTGTCACAGACCAGCAGGGCGCAGGCCACGCGGCGTCTGTCAGCCAAGCTCGTAGCACAACCTAGGGGCTCCCTGcgcccctccatccccccaccagcTCCGTCACTGCCCCGTCCCATCCACCGCTCTTCAGGGactccctcagccccccccgTCTCCCCCTGCCAGGGGTGCTAAGCTCCCtatcttccccccccacacacacaacagagACTCTGTGTGCACCCCTCCCCAATTCCCCCCTTTTCAgccaaaaaatattaaatataaaaatcaaatctttGCTGTGGACAAGTCCCCTCTACCCCAAGTATGGTCTCTGCTGCCCCCATGTGGCTGTTTGGAGGCAGCGGCCCTGAGTCTGCCCATAACTATGGGGagggccccaccccactcacttgTAGGCAATGTCGGCAAGGAGCCAGTTGTCCATGTGGTATCTCTGGATGATTCTGACCAGCCAGCTGCAGGAGGCTGGTGTGAAGCAGCAACTCCCTGCTGAGTAGTGGACGATGACATAGGGCACCGGGGTTTTCAGATGGACCTTGTTTTTTGGGACTCGGGCCCCCCACTGGGAGCGGGAGACGATGTGGGGGCAGCCTGTGCCATGAGGGGAAGTGGACAAAGGGCTGGATTAATGTGGGTGCCC is a window encoding:
- the LOC119847349 gene encoding peptidoglycan-recognition protein SC2-like, with the protein product MMLQTSVVWLLALCAMALGCPHIVSRSQWGARVPKNKVHLKTPVPYVIVHYSAGSCCFTPASCSWLVRIIQRYHMDNWLLADIAYNFLIGEDGRIYEGRGWRTRGAHAENWNNKSLGISFLGNFSKIGPRRAALNAAKRLIQCAVSRNFLSRKYILKGLRNVKLTRCPGNALHGVIKWWPRFKA